ACACTGTCTAAAAACACCTCTGGTTTTGGTAAATAATTACCTTTAGAAGGCCACTTGTCTCCAATTTCAGGTTTCGTACTGTTTTTAAAGCTTTCAACTTCATTCAAATATTCAATATAGGTGTCTACAGTGCCTTTTGCATAGGCATTTAGTACCTTAATAGCATCGCCATAGCTTAAGGAATCGGCTGGGTATTGCCATGTTGTAGAGCCCATAACGTCTCCTAATTTCCAATCGGTTTTAGAGGTTTGTTTATGGTCGTTGTGGCATGTAACACAAGCATCTGCACTGGCTAAATCGGCAAACATAGCAGTGTGTAATTTTTGCTCTTCGTCATAAAAAAATTGTGGTTTTTGATCTTTTTTGATCTTTTCAAATAAATCTGCTTGTTTTCCTTTCAGTTTATTTGCACTGTTAATGGGGAAGTCCGATCCTAGATATAAGCCTAATGGTACAGTGCCTTTTTTAATGCTCGTAGCTATTCCTCTTAAGAATAATGCCGGTAAAGGACCTGCCTCTACATCATTTTTTCTCCAATCCTCATCAAACTTCATTCCTTGCTTTTTTCCTTCTCCAACAATTGCTTTGGTATAGAGTGTTCTAGTAATATCATTCTCTTTTGCTACCATTTCCAAAACCTCGTCTACAGAAAAAACTTTTTCTGCTGATGCCGTGTCTTCTTTCTCGTCAGGGACACCGCCGCAGGCATTTAATGTTAAAGACAGAACTGCTAATAAGGCTGTTTTTATAATGGAAGTATGTATTGAATTTTTCATGATTTTTTAGTTTTTTGGTTGAAATTAATAAGAAGCGTCTATCATCACTGTTGCCATGGTGCCATACACATCGGTCCAGGCATCTTTAACTTCAGGAGTAAAGTCGTCACCAAGTCCTACTGCCAGGGTGCCTAATAATGCGGCGCCTACGGTATCGTAATGAGATGGTTTCACTTGATACGCTACATGGCGTTTCCCTAGATTTTGTAAAACTGGAACTAACATGTCTAAATTGCTTAATCCTGCAACGGCACTAGATAACATCATCATTAATTTGTTGCCCTGTTCTACCATAGCTTCGTCACTTGATGGAAAAAGAGGTTTTAGTGCTGGGTCTAACTCGAATAACTTTGTGTAAAATATTTTTGCAGCAGTTGGCGCTATTGGTTTTACTTTTTCAAAAGAATCTTGTACCAGTGTAATTGTTTTTTGTTCCATAAATTAAGTTTTTTAGGTTTCTATATAAATACTTATTTCACTAAGTATTTTTAAATTAAGTATTTTCAAAAGTAATTGAACTCATTATTAAATAATATGCTATAATACAAGAGCACTTATCTTTTTTAACATCTTATAAACTGATATTTTTAATATAAAAAGATGATTTTATACCATAAAAAAACCACCTATATGGTGGTCTTAATTTATTAATTTGTATGTATGAGTGGGGGTTAGGTAATTGCTGTGTATCTAGCTTCCTAAGTAATAATGATGCTCTTCAATTTCTTGCTTAAGCGCTTTTTCATTTAAAATTCCAATCCTTTTCCCATTGGCGGCAATAAGTTTTTCCTTTTTTAAAGCAGAAAATATGCGTATAACTTGCTCTTCGGTAGTGCCTGCATAATCTGCATATTCTTTTCTGCTTAATGGCAGATTTAGAAACCCTCTTAAATCACCAAACTTTCTGTTAATATATAATAAGGTATCAATAACCCGTTCCCGAACGGTCATCTGGGATATGGATTTTACTTTAGACTCGCTTCTGTTGAGTTCGTTAGCGTAAAAAAGCATAAAATCGTAAGCAAATTTCGGATTGTTTAATAAAGCTTCTTGCAGGCTATTCTTAGAAAAATAGCATAATGTGGTATCTTCTAAAGCAATCGCACCAATGGAATAATATTCTTCAGTACCAAATCCGCGATGCCCTATAATTTCACCTTCTTTAGCAAAGCGTACAATTTGTTCTCTACCATTAATACCTGTTCTAAATACTTTTGCTTTCCCCTTTAGTACAAAAAATAAACCGTTTACTGGGGCGCCTTCCATTATGAATTGTTGTCCCTTTTTACATCTAAGATTGCTTTTGTTCTCGGTTATTTTAAAATCCTCTAAAGTCAAAAGATTTTTCTTAATTAAACAATCGTGGTTTTCACAAGCATCACACGATGTATTGAGTACTACACGTTTTCTTATAATGGTATGGGTTGTATTTTGAGTAGGTGACTGCAATTTATTAAGCTTAGTTAATACGAGTTCAATGACAAATATAAGTATTTGTACTTAATATTTTGTGATAAATACGTATTTTTATGAGTTTGATAAAATAACAATAGCTTTATTAGGTACTTTAAAATAATAAACTATTTATTTTACTTACTACGTATTTCTTCTTAATTATTTTATGTCATAGAGGCTTTGTAAATTGTTATTCGTTATATTTGTAAAGATATAACGAAAAGTATTATGACATCCATTGAAGAAGCCATTCAGTTTGTTAGAAAGCATAGTAGGCCGCTTTTAAAGAGTGTATGCAAGCCTGTTGAAAAAGCAGGTGGGTATAAACTTTTTGAAAATGTTTATGCTCCTATTAATATGCCGCCTTTTAGGCAATCGGCTATGGATGGCTATGCGTTGCACTTGAATGACAGTTTAATCTATCACTTTATAGGCGAAGTAAAGGCGGGTGATGCACATCAGCCTGTTTTAAAACAAGGAGACGCCGTACGTATTTTTACAGGGGCACCAGTTCCGGATACTGCCAATGCCGTTATCATGCAGGAGAAAGTGATTGTTAATGGCAATACCATCAGTATTCAAAATAAAGTAGAAGTCAATGCTAACATTCGTCCGTTAGGCGAACAGGTTAGAAAAGGTGAGCTAGCGCTGGCTAAGGGCACCAAGTTAACTCCTGCTGCTATTGGTTATTTAAGTTCTCTGGGGATTTCTGAAGTCGAAGTTTTTAAAAAGCCATCCATTGCATTAATTACTACAGGGAATGAGTTAGTTGAAGCTGGTACCGATTTAGCCTATGGAAAAATATACGAGAGTAATTCTAACATGCTTTTAAGTGCGCTTTACAGTTTGAAATTTTATGATATTAGCATCCATAAAGTTGAAGATGATTATGATAAGACGTTGTCTAAACTGGATGCCGTTATTAATGAAAACGATTTGGTAATTATAACCGGCGGTATTTCGGTAGGCGATTACGATTTTGTTGGAAAAGCATTAAGCGCCTTAGGTATTGCCGAACATTTTTATAAAGTAAAACAAAAACCTGGGAAGCCTTTATTCTTTGGCACAAAAAAAAATACAGTGGTTTTTGCGCTTCCAGGAAACCCTGCGGCTGCTTTAACCTGTTTTTATGTTTATGTATATATCGCGTTGCAAAAAATGATGGACCATGAAGCTGTTGAATTACCTCGAGTAGAAGCAAGGTCAGTTTCTAGATTTAAAAAGTTTGGAGACCGCCCACAGTTTTTAAAAGCCATTTGGAATAATGGTGACGTTGAAATTTTAGAAGGACAAAGTTCTGCCATGCAGCAAACTTTTGCTTTATCAAATGCTTTGGTGTTTATGCGTGAAGATCTTTTAAATATTGAAATTGGTGATACGGTAGAAGTTATTTTACTGCCCGTTTAAATAAAAGCTTATGAGTTATAAAATAAAAAGCAGAATATGGATTGAATGTAACGAGCATGTGCTTTTAGGTGAAGGACGTGTACAATTATTAAAAGCTATAGATGAGACAGGCTCGTTATCAAAAGCAGCAAAAACCTTGAATTTGTCATACAAAAAGGCGTGGGGACTTCTTGACTCGGTAAACAAATCGGCAAAGAAACCAGTCACTATAAATTCAACCGGAGGAAAAGGAGGCGGTGGCGCAGAATTAACAGCATATGGAAAATCCTTAATTACTGCTTTCGATGAAATCAACCAAAATTGCTGGGAATTTTTGGATAAACAACTAGTCAAAATTGAGAATTTATGATATAAGTGCCTAGAGTTATAAGTACTTAAAGTGCCTAAAGTTGGAAGTACTTAAAGTGCCTAGAGTTGAAAGTATTTAAAGTGTCTAAAGTTAAAAGTATTTAAAGTGTGAATTAATGGAAAACAAGGAATTTACAAAGAAATTGGAATTAAGAACGCGTCAATTTGCTATATCAATTATTAAAATGTCAGCTTCTTTACCAAAATCAGCAGAATCGTTGGTTATTAGAAATCAGGTTACAAAATCAGGGACAAGTATTGGTGCTAATTATAGAGAAGCGAATCGTTCAAGAAGCAAAAAGGATTTTAAAAACAAAATTAAAATTTCAGAAAGTGAAGCAAGCGAAACAATTTATTGGTTAGAAATTATACTAGAACTAAATTGGATAGAACCAAATCATGTATGCGAAATAATGAAAGAATCAAAAGAACTTTTGGCTATTTACACGTCCATTTCAAATAAACTCTAAACTCATAACTCTAGACACTTATAACATTAGGCACTTAAAACTTTAGGCACTTATAACATTAGGCACTTATAACTTTAGACACTTATAACTTTAGACACTTAAAACTTTAGACACTTAAAACTTTAGACACTTATAACTTTAGACACTTATAACATTAGGCACTTATAACTCTAGGCACTTATAACTTTAATTACTAAAAATGTTACAAAACGAAAACATATACCTATTTTTATTAATGCTGCCCATAGTGTCATTCCTCTATGCAAGTGTGGGACATGGTGGCGCAAGTGGTTATTTGGCTTTAATGGCGTTGTTTTCGTTTTCACCGGAAATCATGAAACCAACAGCACTTTTGCTTAATCTATTTGTAGCAGGCATATCATTTTACTATTATTATAAAGGTGGCTATTTTAATAAAAAACTGTTTCTTTCGTTTGCAATAACCTCCATTCCTTTGGCTTTCTTAGGGGGTACCATAGAAATTGATGCATCTGTTTATAAAAAAATACTGGCGGTTTTGTTGGTGTTTGCTATTTTAAAAATGCTCAACGCTTTTGGTAAGGAA
This genomic window from Mariniflexile sp. TRM1-10 contains:
- a CDS encoding c-type heme family protein; translated protein: MKNSIHTSIIKTALLAVLSLTLNACGGVPDEKEDTASAEKVFSVDEVLEMVAKENDITRTLYTKAIVGEGKKQGMKFDEDWRKNDVEAGPLPALFLRGIATSIKKGTVPLGLYLGSDFPINSANKLKGKQADLFEKIKKDQKPQFFYDEEQKLHTAMFADLASADACVTCHNDHKQTSKTDWKLGDVMGSTTWQYPADSLSYGDAIKVLNAYAKGTVDTYIEYLNEVESFKNSTKPEIGDKWPSKGNYLPKPEVFLDSVRKLSSFGTMKNLLSFK
- a CDS encoding globin family protein, translating into MEQKTITLVQDSFEKVKPIAPTAAKIFYTKLFELDPALKPLFPSSDEAMVEQGNKLMMMLSSAVAGLSNLDMLVPVLQNLGKRHVAYQVKPSHYDTVGAALLGTLAVGLGDDFTPEVKDAWTDVYGTMATVMIDASY
- a CDS encoding Crp/Fnr family transcriptional regulator, with translation MQSPTQNTTHTIIRKRVVLNTSCDACENHDCLIKKNLLTLEDFKITENKSNLRCKKGQQFIMEGAPVNGLFFVLKGKAKVFRTGINGREQIVRFAKEGEIIGHRGFGTEEYYSIGAIALEDTTLCYFSKNSLQEALLNNPKFAYDFMLFYANELNRSESKVKSISQMTVRERVIDTLLYINRKFGDLRGFLNLPLSRKEYADYAGTTEEQVIRIFSALKKEKLIAANGKRIGILNEKALKQEIEEHHYYLGS
- a CDS encoding molybdopterin molybdotransferase MoeA; amino-acid sequence: MTSIEEAIQFVRKHSRPLLKSVCKPVEKAGGYKLFENVYAPINMPPFRQSAMDGYALHLNDSLIYHFIGEVKAGDAHQPVLKQGDAVRIFTGAPVPDTANAVIMQEKVIVNGNTISIQNKVEVNANIRPLGEQVRKGELALAKGTKLTPAAIGYLSSLGISEVEVFKKPSIALITTGNELVEAGTDLAYGKIYESNSNMLLSALYSLKFYDISIHKVEDDYDKTLSKLDAVINENDLVIITGGISVGDYDFVGKALSALGIAEHFYKVKQKPGKPLFFGTKKNTVVFALPGNPAAALTCFYVYVYIALQKMMDHEAVELPRVEARSVSRFKKFGDRPQFLKAIWNNGDVEILEGQSSAMQQTFALSNALVFMREDLLNIEIGDTVEVILLPV
- a CDS encoding winged helix-turn-helix domain-containing protein, yielding MSYKIKSRIWIECNEHVLLGEGRVQLLKAIDETGSLSKAAKTLNLSYKKAWGLLDSVNKSAKKPVTINSTGGKGGGGAELTAYGKSLITAFDEINQNCWEFLDKQLVKIENL
- a CDS encoding four helix bundle protein, whose translation is MENKEFTKKLELRTRQFAISIIKMSASLPKSAESLVIRNQVTKSGTSIGANYREANRSRSKKDFKNKIKISESEASETIYWLEIILELNWIEPNHVCEIMKESKELLAIYTSISNKL